The following are encoded in a window of Rosa chinensis cultivar Old Blush chromosome 4, RchiOBHm-V2, whole genome shotgun sequence genomic DNA:
- the LOC112195756 gene encoding pentatricopeptide repeat-containing protein At1g06710, mitochondrial gives MSRRHFSSILFNSISSSPLFSRNSSQSFVSSLKSYPQCLFSRFLCTSPPDNLDGLLDPQDFSTPETHSLSAQDFAFLRHSPKLDPDKCSNDAVLISNAIRNSSDSFGDETHKFLRRFRDNLNETLVVQVLSLVKSPELGVKFFIWAGRQIGYSHTASVYNALLELLECGSSDRVPEHFLREIMGDDREVLGKLLNVLIRKCCRNGLWNVALEELGRLKDFGYRPSQATYNALVQVFLRADRLDTAHLVHGEMLELGFKMDEYTLGCFGHALCKAGRWKEGLALIEKEEFVPDTVLYTKMISGLCEASLFEEAMDLLSRMRCNSCIPNVVTYRILLCGCLKKKQLGRCKRILSMMITEGCYPSPGIFNSLVHAYCRSGDYSYAYKLLKKMVRCGCWPGYVVYNILIGSICGHEELPTLDMLDMAEKAYGEMLNAGVVLNKVNVSNFVRCLCGHGKFDKAYKVINEMMSKGFVPDTSTYSKVIGFLCNASKVEQALLLFEEMKQNGVVPDVYTYTILIDSFSKAGLIEQARNWFNEMVGNGCAPNVVTYTALIHAYLKARKVPDANQLFEMMLTQGCIPNAITYSALIDGHCKAGETEKACLIYARMRGNVEVPDVDMYFKIDDQSLKEPNVHTYGALVDGLCKAHKVREAGDLLDAMLVEGCEPNHIVYDALIDGFCKSGKLDEAQKVFAKMSEHGYSPNVYTYSSLIDRLFKDKRLDLVLKVLSKMLENSCSPNVVIYTEMVDGLCKVGKTDEAYKLMLMMEEKGCNPNVVTYTAMIDGLGKAGKIDKCLELFKAMSSKGCAPNFITYKVLINHCCAIGLLDEAHKLLDEMKQTYWPKHLAGYRKVIEGYNREFIASLGLLNEISECDSLPIVHIYRVLVDNFVKAGRLEVALELHEEISSSTPFTSVNKDMYTLLIENLSHANKADKALQMFAEMIRLGGYPELSTFFHLIKGLIKINRWDEALQLSDSICQMDIQWASA, from the coding sequence CTtcttctccccttttctctaGAAACTCATCCCAATCCTTCGTTTCTTCACTCAAATCATACCCACAATGTCTCTTCTCCAGATTCCTCTGCACCTCTCCGCCGGACAATCTCGACGGCCTCCTCGATCCCCAGGACTTCTCTACGCCGGAGACCCACTCTCTTTCCGCACAAGACTTCGCCTTTTTGCGCCACTCGCCGAAACTTGACCCCGATAAGTGTTCTAACGACGCCGTTTTGATTTCTAATGCCATTAGGAATAGTTCTGATTCATTTGGGGATGAAACCCACAAGTTTCTTAGGAGGTTTAGGGATAATCTGAATGAAACTTTGGTGGTGCAGGTGTTGAGTCTTGTAAAGAGTCCTGAGTTGGGTGTCAAGTTTTTCATTTGGGCAGGTAGGCAAATTGGGTATAGTCATACTGCTTCTGTATATAATGCATTGTTGGAGTTACTGGAGTGTGGTAGTAGCGACAGAGTACCGGAGCATTTTTTGCGAGAAATTATGGGTGATGATAGAGAGGTGCTTGGGAAGTTGCTTAATGTGTTGATTCGCAAGTGTTGCCGAAATGGTTTGTGGAATGTAGCTTTGGAAGAGCTTGGGAGGCTTAAGGATTTCGGGTACAGGCCGAGTCAAGCAACTTACAATGCATTGGTTCAAGTGTTTTTGAGAGCTGATAGGCTGGACACAGCGCACTTGGTTCATGGGGAGATGTTGGAGTTGGGGTTTAAGATGGATGAGTATACGCTAGGTTGTTTTGGTCATGCCCTGTGTAAAGCTGGGAGGTGGAAGGAGGGACTTGCATTGATTGAGAAGGAAGAGTTTGTTCCCGATACTGTTCTTTATACCAAGATGATTTCTGGGTTGTGTGAGGCTTCACTTTTTGAGGAAGCTATGGATTTGTTGAGCAGAATGCGCTGTAATTCTTGCATTCCTAATGTTGTAACCTATAGGATTTTGCTTTGTGGATGTTTGAAGAAAAAACAGCTTGGCAGGTGCAAGAGAATTCTTAGTATGATGATCACGGAAGGTTGTTATCCTAGCCCTGGGATATTTAATTCTCTTGTTCATGCTTATTGCAGATCAGGAGATTACTCTTATGCTTATAAGTTGCTAAAGAAAATGGTCAGGTGTGGGTGCTGGCCAGGCTATGTGGTTTACAATATCTTGATTGGTAGTATCTGTGGACACGAAGAATTACCTACCTTAGATATGCTAGACATGGCTGAAAAAGCTTATGGTGAGATGCTTAATGCAGGGGTTGTTTTAAATAAGGTAAATGTAAGCAATTTTGTGCGATGTCTTTGTGGCCATGGAAAATTTGACAAAGCCTACAAGGTCATCAATGAAATGATGAGCAAGGGTTTTGTTCCTGACACTAGTACATACTCTAAAGTTATTGGCTTTTTGTGCAATGCCTCCAAGGTAGAACAAGCATTATTGTTGTTTGAAGAAATGAAGCAAAACGGTGTTGTTCCTGATGTCTACACCTATACCATCTTAATTGATAGTTTTTCTAAGGCTGGCCTTATTGAACAGGCTCGGAACTGGTTTAATGAAATGGTAGGAAATGGTTGTGCACCAAACGTGGTAACTTATACTGCTCTTATACATGCATACCTTAAAGCAAGGAAGGTGCCTGATGCAAATCAACTCTTTGAGATGATGTTGACTCAAGGTTGCATTCCTAATGCTATTACTTATAGTGCTTTGATCGATGGCCATTGTAAAGCTGGAGAGACTGAAAAGGCTTGCCTGATTTATGCAAGAATGAGAGGTAATGTGGAAGTCCCTGATGTTGATATGTATTTCAAAATTGATGATCAGAGTTTGAAAGAACCTAATGTTCATACTTATGGAGCGTTGGTGGATGGTTTATGTAAAGCCCACAAGGTCAGAGAGGCCGGTGACTTATTGGATGCTATGTTGGTAGAAGGTTGTGAACCTAACCACATTGTTTATGATGCTCTTATAGATGGATTTTGCAAGTCTGGGAAGCTCGATGAAGCACAAAAGGTGTTTGCTAAAATGTCAGAGCATGGGTATAGTCCAAATGTGTATACGTACAGCTCTTTGATTGACAGGTTGTTCAAGGATAAAAGACTGGATCTTGTTTTAAAAGTCCTGTCTAAAATGTTAGAAAACTCTTGTTCACCAAATGTTGTTATCTATACAGAGATGGTCGATGGCCTTTGTAAGGTTGGAAAGACAGATGAAGCTTATAAGCTTATGCTAATGATGGAAGAAAAAGGATGTAATCCAAATGTTGTGACTTACACTGCGATGATAGATGGCCTTGGGAAAGCAGGCAAAATTGACAAATGTCTTGAGCTCTTTAAAGCAATGAGCTCCAAGGGTTGTGCTCCCAATTTTATCACCTACAAGGTTTTGATAAACCATTGCTGTGCAATTGGTCTTTTGGATGAAGCTCATAAACTTTTGGATGAAATGAAACAAACATATTGGCCAAAGCATTTGGCAGGCTACCGTAAAGTTATTGAAGGTTACAACCGAGAATTCATAGCCTCACTTGGGCTTTTAAATGAGATAAGTGAGTGCGACTCATTGCCAATCGTTCACATATACAGAGTTTTGGTTGATAATTTTGTAAAGGCTGGAAGACTGGAAGTGGCTCTGGAGCTGCATGAAGAgatttcttcatctactccTTTTACATCTGTGAACAAGGATATGTATACTTTACTGATCGAGAACCTATCACATGCAAATAAGGCTGATAAGGCACTGCAGATGTTTGCAGAAATGATAAGGCTGGGTGGTTATCCAGAGCTGAGTACATTTTTCCACCTCATCAAAGGGCTTATTAAAATTAATAGGTGGGATGAAGCTCTTCAACTATCGGATAGCATATGCCAGATG